One stretch of bacterium HR11 DNA includes these proteins:
- the sfsA gene encoding Sugar fermentation stimulation protein A, translating into MDMRWSGRLRKAVFLERKSRFHGRVRDGRRVRTVHIPNSGRLRELLFPGNQVGYRPRRADPGRRTQGTLLLARTPSGGWASIDARLPPRLLLEYLQRHRASLWGRLRAWRLEPPIPLGDHRGRLDLWVETDGGVWWVETKSVTLVRDGVGYFPDAVTVRGRHHVEALTAMHRAGYPVALVFVVQRSDARAAAVDGQTDPALYEAVRSARAAGVPVRAFACRVTWRSIRIDREIPFGG; encoded by the coding sequence ATGGACATGCGGTGGTCCGGGCGTTTACGGAAAGCCGTCTTTTTGGAACGGAAGTCCCGGTTTCACGGTCGGGTCCGGGACGGCCGGCGGGTCCGGACCGTCCACATCCCGAATTCGGGTCGGCTCCGGGAGCTTCTCTTTCCGGGCAATCAGGTCGGCTATCGACCCCGTCGGGCCGACCCCGGTCGTCGGACGCAGGGCACGCTCCTACTGGCCCGGACGCCCAGCGGCGGGTGGGCCAGCATCGATGCCCGTCTGCCGCCTCGGCTCCTCCTGGAATATCTCCAGCGGCATCGGGCCTCGCTCTGGGGCCGCCTCCGGGCCTGGCGGCTGGAGCCGCCCATTCCCCTGGGGGACCATCGAGGTCGGCTCGACCTGTGGGTCGAGACCGACGGTGGCGTTTGGTGGGTCGAGACCAAGTCGGTCACGCTCGTCCGGGACGGCGTCGGCTACTTTCCGGACGCCGTGACGGTCCGGGGCCGCCATCACGTGGAGGCTCTGACGGCCATGCACCGGGCCGGGTACCCGGTCGCCCTGGTCTTTGTCGTCCAGCGGTCGGACGCCCGGGCGGCCGCCGTCGACGGGCAGACGGACCCGGCGTTGTACGAGGCCGTGCGGTCGGCCCGAGCGGCCGGCGTGCCCGTGCGGGCCTTTGCCTGTCGGGTCACCTGGCGGTCGATCCGCATCGACCGGGAAATTCCCTTTGGCGGGTAG
- the sigD gene encoding ECF RNA polymerase sigma factor SigD, producing MAKAKSVRPVESYPEPLYNQGAEAEPCPSGPWSWTVARRGRRLRRTESMDLRHLQHLFVRYVQGDEAAFAEFYARVYPILRGWISQRIPGDEVDDLIQEFFLRLHAHRYLLDTDRPILPYMRTILEHLLVDFLRRRSGSYAVDVEMDTLPADLDLGQEHYEWDELLRQLPEADRKFIVEHFYYRYSIQEIARRQNISAGALRVRKHRLIRKLRKIFGGGA from the coding sequence ATGGCAAAGGCCAAGTCCGTGCGCCCGGTCGAGTCTTATCCCGAGCCGTTGTACAATCAAGGTGCCGAAGCCGAGCCCTGCCCCTCGGGACCATGGTCATGGACGGTCGCCCGAAGGGGCCGACGTCTTCGGCGGACCGAGAGCATGGACCTGCGGCACCTCCAGCACTTATTTGTCCGATACGTCCAGGGAGACGAGGCGGCCTTTGCCGAATTCTACGCCCGTGTGTACCCCATCCTGCGGGGCTGGATCAGCCAACGGATCCCCGGCGACGAGGTCGACGACTTGATCCAAGAGTTCTTCCTGCGACTCCACGCCCATCGGTACCTCCTGGACACGGACCGCCCGATTCTCCCCTACATGCGGACGATCCTGGAACATCTGCTGGTCGACTTCTTACGGCGAAGGTCCGGCTCTTACGCCGTCGACGTCGAGATGGACACCCTGCCCGCGGACCTGGACCTCGGCCAGGAGCACTATGAGTGGGATGAGCTCCTACGTCAACTACCCGAGGCCGACCGGAAGTTCATCGTCGAGCACTTTTACTATCGGTACTCGATCCAGGAGATCGCCCGTCGGCAGAACATCTCGGCCGGTGCGCTCCGGGTTCGGAAGCACCGGCTGATTCGGAAGCTCCGAAAAATCTTCGGTGGAGGTGCCTGA
- the rarA gene encoding Replication-associated recombination protein A codes for MTARKRPVHPRQPGLLGDGRPAPAEDTAETGPPTPSSGVVPLAERLRPRTPDEFVGQTHLMGAGGPIRQLLQERRAVACVLWGPPGTGKTTLAAMMARAWAGPTVWTTAVHLTTPQLRKLFRRAQDLFRSRRIPLVIVVDEVHRLNRAQQALWLPWVERGVVVLIGITTENPSIALIPPLLSRLYVFRLQPLSSEELRQLFQRAWTFLGLRSVPWETDALEAALTWAAGDARRLIQLVEAVGQDVRARSLPAVDRSVVQRWAETILPVMDRGGEMFYNLISALHKSIRNSDPDAALYWLARLVLGGADPRYIARRLIRAAVEDIGLTEPRALGMAVDALRAFEQIGSPEGELVLAWVTVFLATAPKSNRVYTAFQEALATAEATAGEPVPLHLCNPVTSFMEEWGYGEGYQYAHDVEAGVAPMECLPAALQGTRFYHPTARGMERRIRRWLAYIRKHRGPTENPPQ; via the coding sequence ATGACGGCTCGCAAGCGCCCGGTCCATCCTCGCCAGCCCGGCCTCCTGGGAGATGGGCGGCCGGCCCCCGCGGAGGACACCGCCGAGACGGGGCCCCCGACCCCTTCTTCAGGGGTCGTCCCCCTGGCCGAACGCCTCCGGCCCCGTACGCCCGACGAGTTCGTGGGTCAAACCCACCTGATGGGGGCGGGCGGTCCGATCCGTCAGCTCCTGCAGGAACGCCGGGCCGTCGCCTGCGTCCTGTGGGGTCCCCCCGGTACGGGGAAGACGACGCTGGCGGCCATGATGGCCCGGGCCTGGGCCGGGCCGACCGTATGGACGACGGCCGTCCACCTGACGACGCCCCAGCTCCGGAAGCTCTTCCGTCGGGCCCAGGACCTCTTCCGGAGCCGGCGGATCCCCCTCGTCATCGTCGTCGATGAGGTCCACCGCTTGAATCGGGCCCAGCAAGCGTTGTGGCTTCCCTGGGTCGAACGGGGCGTCGTCGTCTTGATCGGGATCACGACGGAGAACCCCTCTATCGCCCTGATCCCGCCGCTCCTGTCCCGCCTGTACGTCTTTCGCCTCCAGCCCCTGTCGTCGGAGGAGCTCCGTCAGCTATTTCAGCGGGCCTGGACGTTCCTGGGCCTCCGGAGCGTCCCCTGGGAGACGGATGCCCTCGAGGCGGCCCTGACGTGGGCGGCCGGGGACGCCCGGCGGCTGATCCAGCTCGTCGAGGCCGTCGGCCAAGACGTCCGCGCCCGGAGCCTTCCGGCTGTCGACCGGTCCGTCGTCCAGCGGTGGGCCGAGACGATCCTCCCCGTCATGGACCGGGGCGGCGAGATGTTCTACAACCTCATCTCGGCGCTCCACAAGAGCATTCGCAACAGCGACCCCGATGCGGCCCTCTACTGGCTGGCCCGCCTCGTCCTGGGCGGGGCCGACCCCCGGTATATCGCCCGTCGGCTCATCCGGGCCGCCGTCGAGGACATCGGCCTGACCGAGCCCCGGGCGCTCGGGATGGCCGTCGATGCCCTCCGGGCCTTCGAGCAGATCGGGTCTCCCGAGGGGGAGCTCGTCCTGGCGTGGGTGACGGTCTTTCTGGCGACGGCGCCCAAGAGCAATCGCGTGTATACGGCCTTCCAGGAGGCCCTGGCGACGGCCGAGGCGACGGCCGGCGAGCCGGTCCCCCTCCATCTATGCAACCCCGTGACGTCCTTCATGGAGGAGTGGGGCTACGGAGAAGGCTACCAGTACGCCCACGACGTGGAGGCCGGCGTGGCCCCGATGGAGTGTCTCCCGGCGGCGCTTCAGGGGACCCGCTTCTATCACCCGACGGCCCGGGGGATGGAACGCCGCATCCGCCGATGGCTGGCCTACATCCGCAAACACCGGGGCCCCACCGAAAATCCACCCCAGTGA
- the aroF gene encoding Phospho-2-dehydro-3-deoxyheptonate aldolase yields the protein MIIVMKKDASEAAIRRVIDFIRAQGYEVHVSRGHEYTVVGVLGRNVLLNAELVQGMDEVERVIRISTPYKLVGRVWKPQDTTIPVGDVTLGGGPFVVMAGPCAVESREQLLETALFVKEQGAHILRGGAFKPRTSPYSFQGLGVRGLELLAEARAVTGLPVITEVLSERDVEVVAEYADILQVGTRNMQNFALLKALGQVQKPVLLKRGMAATIEEWLLAAEYIVVEGNPQVILCERGIRTYENATRNTLDLSAVPVVRRLSHLPVIVDPSHATGHREYVLPMARAALVAGAQGVMVEVHPHPEKALCDGQQSLSFPLFAQLMRELRAIEDALRSTGTLQPAGSETGLHEAAYYSS from the coding sequence ATGATTATCGTCATGAAGAAGGACGCCTCGGAGGCGGCGATCCGTCGGGTGATCGACTTCATCCGGGCGCAGGGCTACGAGGTCCATGTCAGTCGTGGGCATGAGTACACGGTCGTCGGGGTCCTGGGCCGGAACGTTTTGCTAAACGCCGAGCTCGTCCAGGGCATGGACGAGGTCGAGCGGGTCATCCGGATTTCTACGCCCTACAAGCTGGTCGGGCGGGTGTGGAAGCCCCAGGACACGACGATTCCTGTGGGCGACGTGACGCTCGGGGGCGGGCCGTTCGTCGTGATGGCCGGCCCCTGCGCCGTGGAAAGTCGGGAACAGCTTCTGGAGACGGCCCTGTTTGTGAAGGAGCAGGGCGCGCATATTCTCCGGGGCGGGGCGTTTAAGCCCCGCACGTCTCCCTACTCCTTCCAGGGCTTGGGCGTCCGGGGCCTCGAGCTATTGGCCGAGGCCCGGGCCGTGACAGGTCTGCCGGTCATCACGGAAGTCCTCTCTGAGCGGGACGTGGAGGTCGTCGCCGAGTATGCCGACATCCTGCAGGTCGGGACCCGGAACATGCAAAACTTTGCCCTCCTGAAGGCCCTCGGCCAGGTCCAAAAGCCCGTGCTCCTGAAGCGGGGGATGGCGGCGACTATCGAGGAATGGCTCCTGGCGGCCGAGTATATCGTCGTCGAGGGCAACCCCCAGGTGATCCTCTGTGAGCGGGGCATCCGCACGTATGAGAACGCCACGCGGAATACCCTGGACCTCTCGGCGGTCCCCGTCGTGCGCAGGCTCTCCCACCTGCCGGTCATCGTCGACCCATCCCACGCCACGGGCCACCGGGAGTACGTCCTGCCGATGGCCCGGGCGGCGCTCGTCGCCGGCGCGCAAGGCGTCATGGTCGAGGTCCATCCTCATCCGGAGAAGGCCCTCTGTGACGGTCAGCAGAGTCTCAGTTTTCCGCTATTTGCCCAGTTGATGCGGGAACTTCGGGCCATCGAGGACGCCCTGCGGTCGACGGGTACCCTTCAGCCCGCCGGCTCGGAGACCGGCCTGCACGAGGCGGCCTATTATTCGAGCTGA
- the tqsA gene encoding AI-2 transport protein TqsA: MAERGSGGGIGRSAFRWGLIVALLLALGGFLYLIRTTVFLFLLAFLIAYLLDPIVDRLEAWRVPRTLGVLLVSTVLIGLLVTVVWIIIPEVRYQVQVFSQRVPQWAERLYVWAQPILEKLHISLDAQSIEAYAQKILKWVQANLPRLREPIQRVLQGMFTGVAGFIVGVYQFIMVPVMAFYILRDYNKIGPRFYSILPPAWRPAAREWLRAIDQAVGGFLRGQFLIALFLAVYYAIGLTLLRVPLGFLLGILSGLANIVPYMSLVVGMIPAALLAFLDHPSLWRVLWVLALFESGQLIEGLILGPRVMGRQTGLHPVTVILAILIGGTLMGLWGVFLAVPAAALLKAVFQRWMALQQARWQPTEADGSAEGRSQLE, translated from the coding sequence ATGGCTGAACGAGGGTCCGGCGGCGGGATCGGTCGGTCGGCCTTCCGATGGGGCCTGATCGTCGCCCTGCTTCTGGCGCTGGGGGGATTTCTTTACTTGATTCGGACCACGGTCTTTCTCTTCTTGTTGGCCTTTCTGATCGCCTATCTCCTGGACCCCATCGTGGACCGTCTGGAGGCCTGGCGGGTCCCCCGGACGCTGGGGGTCCTTTTGGTATCGACGGTCCTGATCGGGCTCCTGGTCACCGTCGTCTGGATCATCATCCCGGAGGTCCGATATCAGGTCCAGGTCTTCTCTCAGCGGGTGCCCCAGTGGGCGGAACGACTCTACGTCTGGGCCCAACCGATCTTGGAGAAGCTTCACATCTCCCTGGATGCCCAGAGCATCGAGGCATACGCCCAGAAGATCCTGAAGTGGGTTCAGGCGAATCTCCCACGGCTTCGGGAACCCATCCAGCGGGTCTTGCAGGGGATGTTCACGGGCGTGGCCGGCTTCATCGTCGGCGTCTACCAATTTATCATGGTCCCGGTCATGGCGTTTTACATCTTACGGGATTACAACAAGATCGGGCCTCGATTTTACAGCATCCTCCCGCCGGCCTGGCGGCCGGCCGCCCGGGAGTGGCTTCGGGCGATCGACCAGGCCGTGGGCGGCTTCCTGCGGGGGCAGTTCCTGATCGCCCTGTTTCTGGCCGTCTACTATGCCATCGGCCTTACCCTGCTACGGGTCCCCCTTGGTTTCTTGCTGGGCATTCTCAGCGGGCTGGCTAACATCGTGCCCTACATGAGTCTGGTCGTGGGGATGATTCCGGCGGCCCTGCTGGCCTTCCTGGACCATCCCAGCCTTTGGCGGGTCCTTTGGGTCCTGGCCCTCTTCGAGTCCGGCCAGCTCATCGAAGGTCTTATCCTGGGGCCCCGGGTCATGGGCCGCCAGACGGGCCTCCACCCGGTCACGGTGATCTTGGCCATCCTGATCGGAGGGACGCTGATGGGCCTTTGGGGGGTCTTTTTAGCCGTCCCGGCGGCGGCCCTGCTGAAGGCGGTCTTTCAGCGCTGGATGGCCCTCCAACAGGCTCGCTGGCAACCCACAGAGGCCGATGGGTCGGCCGAGGGTCGGTCTCAGCTCGAATAA
- the pgsA_3 gene encoding CDP-diacylglycerol--glycerol-3-phosphate 3-phosphatidyltransferase — protein MRITPATQLTLLRMVALPFLIILFIYHRVRWAFWVFALASVTDFFDGLIARRFRQQTPLGAVLDPLADKLLLNTCFILMTSKTEDLAVSVPAWLTVVVLSRDCLILLSALLMAVFVHVRVFRPTLLGKATAAAQAITVFLTLGLNAFRVPAPWVRWVFYGTFSLTVLSGLQYAWRSIRWLNEGPAAGSVGRPSDGA, from the coding sequence ATGCGAATCACGCCGGCCACACAGTTGACCCTCCTCCGCATGGTGGCGCTTCCTTTCCTTATTATTTTATTCATCTATCATCGAGTCCGATGGGCCTTTTGGGTCTTCGCCCTGGCGTCGGTCACCGACTTCTTTGACGGCCTCATCGCCCGCCGCTTCCGTCAGCAGACGCCCCTGGGCGCCGTGCTGGACCCCCTGGCCGACAAACTCCTCCTGAACACTTGCTTTATCCTGATGACTTCTAAGACCGAAGACCTCGCGGTCTCGGTCCCGGCCTGGCTGACGGTCGTCGTCTTGTCGCGGGACTGCCTGATCCTCCTGAGCGCCCTCTTGATGGCCGTGTTTGTTCACGTCCGCGTCTTTCGGCCCACCCTCTTGGGGAAGGCGACGGCGGCCGCCCAGGCCATCACCGTGTTTTTGACCCTGGGCCTGAACGCCTTTCGGGTTCCGGCGCCCTGGGTCCGGTGGGTCTTCTACGGGACCTTTAGCCTGACTGTCCTTTCGGGGCTTCAATACGCCTGGAGGAGCATCCGATGGCTGAACGAGGGTCCGGCGGCGGGATCGGTCGGTCGGCCTTCCGATGGGGCCTGA
- the ffh gene encoding Signal recognition particle protein encodes MFEQLTARFQEVFYRWRQRGRLTEKDVDEGLQEIRRALLEADVHFKVIKTFVEEVRQRALAQPEILQSLTPEQYLIKIVRDTLVDILGREARPLEFSRTPPTVILLLGLQGSGKTTTAAKLAKWVKERGYNPVMVSTDVRRPAAIQQLKVLGEKVPCDVLEYPLPNRPEAIAEDALRQAKLRGYSVLIVDTAGRLHVDPDLMAEMVRIRDVLRPHEVLYVADAMTGQDAVRSALAFFKAVDFTGVVLTKMDGDARGGAALSIVQVTQRPILFVGVGEKLDGLEVFHPDRMAQRILGMGDVLSLIEKAEKAVRREEAVELQKKILKDEITFEDLLAQIRMIRRMGSIRQLASLIPGLPTGAMDEMDEDELRRLEAVILSMTPQERRYPRILNASRKRRIARGSGTTVQDVNEAIRFLQELQTMAHHIRKTPWGKMLKRFIS; translated from the coding sequence ATGTTTGAGCAGTTGACGGCTCGATTCCAAGAGGTCTTCTACCGCTGGCGCCAGCGGGGTCGGCTGACCGAAAAGGACGTCGACGAGGGTTTGCAAGAGATCCGGCGGGCCTTGCTGGAGGCCGACGTCCACTTTAAGGTCATCAAGACCTTCGTCGAGGAAGTCCGTCAGCGGGCCCTGGCCCAGCCGGAAATCCTCCAGAGCCTGACGCCGGAACAGTACCTCATCAAGATCGTCCGGGACACGCTCGTCGACATCCTCGGCCGGGAGGCGCGACCCCTTGAGTTCAGCCGCACGCCGCCGACGGTGATTCTCCTCCTGGGCCTACAAGGCTCGGGCAAGACGACGACGGCGGCCAAGCTGGCCAAGTGGGTCAAGGAGCGGGGCTACAATCCCGTGATGGTCTCGACGGACGTCCGCCGGCCGGCGGCCATCCAGCAGTTGAAGGTCCTGGGAGAAAAGGTCCCCTGCGACGTCCTGGAGTACCCGCTCCCGAATCGGCCCGAGGCCATCGCCGAAGACGCCCTCCGGCAGGCCAAGCTCCGGGGCTACTCGGTCCTCATCGTGGACACGGCCGGCCGACTCCACGTGGACCCCGACCTGATGGCCGAGATGGTCCGCATCCGGGACGTCCTGCGACCCCATGAGGTCCTCTACGTCGCCGACGCTATGACGGGCCAGGATGCCGTCCGAAGCGCCCTGGCCTTCTTTAAGGCCGTCGACTTTACCGGCGTCGTCCTGACGAAGATGGACGGGGACGCCCGGGGTGGGGCGGCCCTGTCGATCGTCCAAGTGACTCAACGGCCGATCCTGTTCGTCGGCGTCGGTGAAAAGCTCGACGGCCTGGAGGTCTTCCACCCCGACCGGATGGCCCAGCGGATCCTGGGCATGGGCGACGTGCTATCCTTGATCGAGAAGGCCGAAAAGGCCGTCCGGCGGGAAGAGGCCGTCGAACTCCAGAAGAAGATCCTGAAGGATGAGATCACTTTCGAGGACCTCTTGGCGCAAATCCGTATGATCCGTCGGATGGGCTCGATTCGGCAGTTGGCCAGCCTGATTCCCGGCCTTCCGACGGGGGCCATGGATGAAATGGACGAGGACGAGCTCCGTCGTCTGGAGGCCGTCATCCTTTCCATGACCCCCCAAGAGCGGCGGTATCCCCGCATCCTCAACGCCAGTCGGAAGCGCCGGATCGCCCGGGGGAGCGGCACGACCGTCCAGGACGTCAACGAGGCGATCCGCTTCTTGCAAGAGCTTCAGACGATGGCCCATCATATCCGGAAGACGCCATGGGGGAAGATGCTGAAGCGATTCATCTCGTGA
- the rmlD gene encoding dTDP-4-dehydrorhamnose reductase produces MLPWGGHWQGVRLPSGARVWVVGATGQVGQACLRVLTRWFDVRGFAHAEWDITLPESVQRWLLDTAPQERPRCLINCAAMTNVDQCEDVPDRAMVVNAHGPGLLAHACERTGLLLVHLSTDYVFDGARPTPYEEADPPRPINAYGRSKLDGERRVAEHMPSGRFLIVRTSWVFSPYRPNFVTWVLDRARAGLPVRVVTDQVSVPTWADDLAEAIGHLLLNGVRGWVHFRNEGACSRYEQAEWILRAHGLPTALLEARTMAEMGWRARRPAYSVLSVARYQAQTGLTPRDWRTILPRD; encoded by the coding sequence ATGCTCCCCTGGGGCGGTCACTGGCAAGGTGTTCGGCTTCCTTCAGGGGCCCGCGTGTGGGTCGTCGGCGCCACGGGTCAGGTCGGCCAAGCGTGCCTGCGCGTGTTGACCCGTTGGTTTGACGTTCGGGGCTTTGCTCACGCCGAGTGGGACATTACCTTACCCGAGTCCGTCCAGCGGTGGCTGTTGGACACGGCCCCCCAGGAGCGGCCCCGGTGCCTCATCAACTGTGCGGCCATGACGAACGTCGACCAATGCGAAGACGTGCCCGACCGGGCGATGGTCGTCAACGCCCACGGCCCGGGTCTCCTGGCCCATGCCTGTGAGCGGACAGGCCTCCTGCTGGTTCACCTCAGTACAGATTACGTATTTGACGGGGCACGGCCGACGCCTTACGAAGAGGCCGACCCGCCTCGGCCCATCAACGCCTACGGCCGGTCCAAGCTGGACGGGGAGCGGCGGGTCGCCGAACATATGCCCTCCGGGCGATTCCTGATCGTGCGGACGAGCTGGGTCTTCAGCCCGTACCGGCCGAACTTCGTCACGTGGGTCCTCGATCGGGCGCGAGCGGGTTTACCCGTCCGGGTCGTCACCGACCAGGTCAGCGTCCCGACCTGGGCCGACGACTTGGCCGAGGCCATCGGGCATCTCCTCTTGAACGGCGTGCGGGGCTGGGTCCACTTTCGCAACGAGGGCGCCTGCAGTCGCTACGAGCAGGCCGAGTGGATCCTCCGGGCGCATGGCCTTCCGACGGCCCTCCTGGAAGCCCGGACGATGGCCGAGATGGGATGGCGGGCCCGACGACCGGCTTATTCCGTCCTGTCCGTGGCCCGGTACCAGGCCCAGACCGGCTTGACACCCAGGGACTGGCGGACTATTTTGCCAAGGGACTGA
- the strE gene encoding dTDP-glucose 4,6-dehydratase produces the protein MTRLNGKRILVTGGAGFIGSHLVELLLRTYPDVEVVTLDKLTYAGTLDNLRAVMDDPRHRFVQGDVTRRADVEAVWPGVQWVFHLAAETHVDRSLYDPARFLETDVWGTFEVLEAARRHGVEGFVHISTDEVYGSVDEGFAHEQAPLEPSSPYSASKAAADRLAHAYAVTYGLPVLIVRPCNAYGPRQFPEKLIPFFIVRALRDQPLPLYGDGQNVRDWLYVEDLCQAIRVVAERGTFGTVYNVGAGNLLPNIEVARRILTVLGKPESLIRRVPDRPGHDRRYAMDWGRLRRLGWRPTTDFDQGLRRTVEWYRAHPERWQVLESDEASRRFYEQHYGPRLGQA, from the coding sequence ATGACGCGGCTGAACGGGAAGCGCATCCTGGTGACCGGCGGAGCCGGCTTCATCGGCTCCCATCTCGTCGAGCTCCTGCTCCGGACGTATCCGGACGTCGAGGTCGTCACCCTCGACAAGCTGACGTATGCCGGGACGCTGGACAACCTGCGGGCCGTGATGGACGACCCCCGGCACCGGTTTGTGCAGGGGGACGTCACCCGGCGGGCCGACGTGGAGGCCGTCTGGCCGGGCGTGCAGTGGGTCTTCCACCTGGCGGCCGAGACGCACGTCGACCGGTCTCTGTACGACCCGGCCCGTTTTTTGGAGACGGACGTGTGGGGGACCTTTGAGGTCCTGGAGGCGGCCCGGCGGCACGGCGTCGAGGGGTTCGTCCACATATCGACCGACGAGGTCTACGGGAGCGTCGACGAGGGGTTCGCCCACGAACAGGCCCCCTTAGAGCCGTCGAGTCCTTACTCGGCCAGTAAGGCGGCCGCCGACCGGCTGGCCCACGCTTACGCCGTGACCTATGGCCTCCCCGTCCTCATCGTCCGGCCCTGCAATGCATACGGTCCCCGCCAGTTTCCCGAGAAGCTCATCCCCTTCTTCATCGTCCGGGCTCTCCGGGACCAGCCCCTGCCCCTGTACGGCGACGGCCAAAACGTGCGAGACTGGCTGTACGTCGAGGACCTCTGCCAGGCGATCCGGGTCGTGGCCGAACGGGGGACGTTTGGGACCGTTTACAACGTCGGGGCCGGGAACCTCCTGCCGAACATCGAGGTCGCCCGTCGGATTCTGACCGTCTTGGGCAAGCCGGAATCCCTGATCCGGCGAGTCCCGGACCGGCCGGGCCACGACCGACGGTACGCGATGGACTGGGGCCGACTCCGCCGGCTCGGGTGGCGGCCTACGACGGACTTCGACCAGGGCCTGCGGAGGACCGTGGAATGGTACCGGGCTCATCCGGAGCGATGGCAGGTCCTGGAATCCGACGAGGCCTCCCGGCGCTTTTACGAACAGCACTATGGACCCCGATTGGGGCAGGCGTGA
- the nuoF gene encoding NADH-quinone oxidoreductase subunit F has product MNGPSEVRSLIASYWEDPAAASLAGYLARGGYEAARQALTAMKPEDVIEEVKRANLRGRGGAGFPAGLKWSFVPRTSPKPKYLVVNADESEPGTFKDKYIMLRSPHLLIEGAIIAAYAIDARVAYIYVRGEYDVCRLRLEEALREAYEAGFLGRGIFGTAYDLDIYVHKGAGAYIAGEETGLLESLEGKRAYPRIKPPFPATVGLFRCPTVINNVETLAYVPFIIRHGGAWFASLGTERNGGFKLYCVSGHVRRPGVYELPMGTSLRTIIEDHAGGVWQDRRLKAVIPGGSSAPVLRADEIDVPADFDALAKAGSMLGSAGIVVMDEMTCMVRALEVIADFYADESCGQCTPCREGAPWLLEMVQDILHGRADPSYPDLMLQVAQNILGRTICALGDAAALPVLSFVRKFRSEFDYHIEYKRCDVEERYGGVSNPD; this is encoded by the coding sequence GTGAACGGTCCGTCCGAAGTCCGGTCTCTGATCGCTTCTTATTGGGAGGACCCGGCCGCCGCGTCCCTGGCGGGCTATCTCGCCCGGGGCGGCTACGAGGCGGCCCGCCAGGCCCTGACGGCGATGAAGCCGGAGGACGTCATCGAGGAGGTCAAGCGGGCGAATCTCCGGGGCCGAGGCGGGGCCGGCTTCCCGGCGGGTCTGAAGTGGAGTTTTGTGCCCCGGACGAGCCCGAAGCCCAAGTATCTGGTCGTGAATGCCGACGAGAGCGAGCCGGGGACCTTCAAGGACAAGTACATCATGCTTCGAAGCCCTCATCTGCTCATCGAGGGGGCCATCATCGCCGCTTACGCCATCGATGCCCGCGTGGCCTACATTTACGTCCGGGGCGAATACGACGTCTGTCGGCTTCGCCTGGAGGAGGCCCTGCGGGAGGCCTACGAGGCCGGATTCCTCGGCCGGGGCATCTTCGGGACGGCCTACGACCTGGACATCTACGTCCACAAGGGCGCCGGAGCCTACATCGCCGGTGAAGAGACGGGCCTCCTGGAGTCCCTGGAGGGCAAGCGGGCCTATCCCCGCATCAAGCCGCCCTTTCCGGCGACCGTCGGCCTCTTTCGATGTCCGACGGTCATCAACAACGTGGAGACGCTGGCCTACGTGCCCTTTATCATCCGTCACGGCGGGGCGTGGTTTGCGTCGCTCGGGACGGAGCGCAACGGGGGGTTCAAGCTGTACTGCGTCAGCGGCCACGTCCGGCGGCCCGGCGTCTATGAGCTTCCGATGGGCACGTCCCTGCGCACGATCATCGAAGACCACGCCGGCGGTGTCTGGCAGGACCGGCGCCTGAAGGCCGTCATTCCCGGGGGCTCGTCGGCGCCGGTCCTGCGGGCCGACGAAATCGACGTCCCGGCCGACTTTGACGCCCTGGCCAAGGCCGGCTCTATGCTCGGCTCGGCCGGCATCGTCGTGATGGACGAGATGACCTGCATGGTCCGGGCCCTGGAGGTCATCGCCGACTTTTACGCCGACGAGTCCTGCGGCCAGTGCACGCCCTGTCGGGAAGGGGCCCCCTGGCTCCTGGAGATGGTCCAGGACATCCTGCACGGTCGGGCCGACCCGTCGTACCCGGACCTCATGCTTCAGGTCGCCCAGAACATCCTGGGCCGCACGATCTGCGCCCTCGGCGACGCGGCGGCCCTGCCGGTCTTGAGTTTCGTCCGGAAATTCCGGTCCGAATTCGACTATCATATCGAGTACAAGCGGTGTGACGTAGAAGAACGGTACGGCGGGGTCTCGAACCCGGACTGA